The Solibacillus sp. FSL W7-1436 genome window below encodes:
- a CDS encoding YceI family protein yields MTTFTVDQTHSAIGFEVKHMMVSKVKGQFNNYTANVEAADLTDLTTASINFELEVASINTNNEDRDNHLKSADFFNTEEFGKISFTATNIEKDGDDYKVTGDLTIKDVTKSVTFDVEYGGKGTNPWGVEVYGFEAETKLNREDFGLTWNAALETGGVLVGKDIKIKVELELNPAA; encoded by the coding sequence ATGACAACATTTACAGTCGATCAAACACACTCAGCAATCGGATTTGAAGTAAAACATATGATGGTATCAAAAGTGAAAGGCCAATTCAATAACTATACGGCAAACGTTGAAGCGGCAGACTTAACGGATTTAACTACTGCATCAATCAACTTTGAACTGGAAGTAGCAAGCATCAATACAAACAATGAAGACCGCGATAACCACTTAAAATCAGCAGACTTCTTCAACACAGAAGAGTTTGGCAAAATCAGCTTTACAGCAACAAACATTGAAAAAGACGGCGATGACTACAAAGTAACGGGAGACTTAACAATTAAAGACGTAACTAAATCGGTAACTTTTGATGTTGAATATGGTGGTAAAGGTACGAACCCATGGGGCGTTGAAGTATATGGTTTTGAAGCAGAAACAAAACTCAACCGTGAAGATTTCGGTTTAACATGGAATGCTGCTTTAGAAACAGGCGGAGTACTGGTAGGAAAAGATATTAAAATTAAAGTAGAGTTAGAATTAAACCCTGCTGCTTAA
- a CDS encoding NADPH-dependent FMN reductase, whose amino-acid sequence MGFISKLFGNKKVEENKVEKLNIGIILGSTREGRVSPQVGAWVKEIADKRGDANYTIIDIADFKLPLLGEPGGDASGAAGWSEAVAKQDGFVFIVQEYNHSITGALKNALDYLRDEWNNKAAGIVSYGSVGGARAAEHLRGILGELLVADVRVHPALSLFTDFENGTTFKPKDVQADSVNQMLDQVIPWSKALKTIR is encoded by the coding sequence ATGGGATTCATCAGTAAACTATTCGGAAATAAGAAAGTGGAGGAAAATAAAGTGGAAAAATTAAACATCGGTATTATTTTAGGATCAACTCGTGAAGGTCGTGTAAGCCCTCAAGTTGGTGCATGGGTAAAAGAAATCGCAGATAAACGCGGCGATGCAAATTATACAATCATTGATATTGCGGATTTCAAATTGCCATTACTAGGCGAACCAGGTGGGGATGCATCAGGTGCTGCAGGCTGGTCTGAAGCAGTCGCAAAACAAGACGGATTTGTATTCATTGTTCAAGAATATAACCATTCGATTACAGGTGCACTTAAAAATGCATTAGACTACTTACGTGATGAGTGGAACAATAAAGCAGCAGGTATCGTATCTTACGGTTCTGTCGGAGGAGCACGTGCTGCGGAACATTTACGCGGTATTTTAGGTGAATTACTTGTAGCAGATGTACGTGTACACCCAGCTTTATCATTATTCACAGATTTCGAAAACGGTACAACTTTCAAACCGAAAGATGTACAGGCGGATTCTGTAAACCAAATGCTGGACCAAGTAATTCCATGGTCAAAAGCTTTAAAAACAATTCGTTAA
- a CDS encoding ring-cleaving dioxygenase yields the protein MKKHTTGIHHITAIVGHPQENVDFYAGVLGLRLVKKTVNFDDPGTYHLYFGNEGGEPGTIITFFPWPAAYQGRIGDGQVGVTTYVVPVGAMEFWKERLTKFKILYNEAIRFGENYLQFDDPHGLHLEIVERDGGSLNGWTFGGISADVAIKGFGGAILYSSKPEETVNTLVDVMGLVEVGREGDFVRLKATAPIGNIVDVKMTVGDRGTMGVGTVHHIAWRANDDQDHKEWQQYAMDKGQHVTDIKDRNYFNAIYFRESGEILFEIATDPPGFAHDETPETMGEQLKLPVQYEDYRDRLESSLFPIKVRELE from the coding sequence ATGAAAAAACATACAACGGGTATTCATCACATTACAGCAATCGTCGGTCATCCTCAGGAAAATGTCGATTTCTATGCAGGTGTTCTCGGATTACGACTTGTAAAGAAAACAGTCAATTTTGACGATCCTGGAACATATCATCTATATTTCGGAAATGAAGGCGGAGAACCAGGGACAATTATTACATTCTTTCCATGGCCTGCAGCATATCAAGGCAGAATCGGCGATGGTCAAGTTGGCGTGACAACATATGTTGTACCGGTGGGAGCAATGGAATTCTGGAAAGAACGCTTAACAAAATTCAAGATACTATATAATGAAGCTATACGATTTGGGGAGAACTATTTACAATTTGATGATCCACATGGTCTGCACCTGGAAATTGTTGAACGTGATGGTGGATCTTTAAACGGCTGGACGTTTGGTGGAATTTCTGCGGATGTAGCAATCAAAGGTTTTGGCGGTGCAATTTTATATTCATCAAAGCCGGAAGAAACAGTCAATACTCTAGTTGACGTGATGGGACTTGTTGAGGTTGGCCGTGAAGGAGACTTTGTAAGGTTAAAAGCAACAGCACCAATCGGAAATATCGTGGACGTAAAAATGACAGTCGGCGATCGTGGGACAATGGGTGTCGGTACCGTACATCATATTGCATGGCGTGCAAACGATGATCAAGATCATAAAGAGTGGCAGCAATACGCAATGGATAAAGGACAGCATGTAACGGACATAAAAGACCGTAATTACTTCAATGCCATCTATTTCCGTGAATCGGGTGAAATTTTATTCGAAATCGCGACAGACCCACCCGGATTTGCGCATGATGAAACACCGGAAACAATGGGCGAGCAGCTTAAGTTGCCTGTACAATATGAAGACTATCGAGACAGATTGGAAAGTTCGCTGTTCCCGATTAAAGTTAGAGAGTTAGAATAG
- a CDS encoding GNAT family N-acetyltransferase: MNTIRVKSIIRKANEGDTSQILEVMKDAEQSGFMLFAPDERTLAPASLSKLISSINQTPTSGFFIAEHENEILGYLLLKAESLSRTSHRAQIAVGVHSKSRGKGIGTALFDYMIQWAKKSQLHRLELTVIEYNEQAIHLYKKMGFEVEGVKRNSLLIDGQYVNELYMAKFL; this comes from the coding sequence ATGAACACAATCCGCGTAAAAAGTATAATCAGAAAAGCGAACGAAGGTGATACATCACAAATTCTTGAAGTGATGAAAGATGCGGAACAGTCCGGATTTATGCTCTTTGCACCCGATGAAAGAACCTTGGCACCAGCTTCTTTAAGCAAATTAATCAGTTCCATAAATCAGACACCAACATCGGGTTTCTTTATTGCAGAACACGAGAATGAGATTTTAGGTTATCTTCTTTTAAAGGCTGAATCGTTATCCCGTACTTCTCACAGGGCACAGATTGCTGTCGGTGTACATAGTAAAAGTCGCGGTAAAGGCATTGGTACCGCTTTGTTCGACTATATGATTCAATGGGCAAAGAAGTCGCAGCTACACCGACTGGAATTAACCGTTATTGAATATAATGAACAAGCTATCCATCTTTATAAGAAAATGGGGTTTGAAGTTGAAGGCGTGAAAAGAAATTCTTTACTGATTGACGGACAATATGTAAATGAACTCTACATGGCTAAATTCCTTTAA
- a CDS encoding amidohydrolase family protein, with amino-acid sequence MKLLKNGFVVDMETGEFNRQDVYIENNKIVKVAPHLQIDNIEVLDFTNKWLIPGLIDMHVHIKKHFANYFTAAGITTVRNTAGSIIELKPFIDANGSEMEPRVISADRMIDGPPGLWGDDTAYNLNVDNADLARQEVARQVELGAHFIKVYGWLDPEYMETVVEEARKHNLEVSSDLIYSKKVDALLAAHIGIDWLEHCSGIIQAMYPQWTMDAPKDVWESIPWEQPDEQLIENVCRKLMEKNIKLCPTIVLYDQMRLADQYWTTNHEVVDHMENSDFLFNHWPQAAQAKQGQDTIGIQTKTIQKIAYTYYKMGGTVVTGTDTPAGIYTYPGFALHRELQLFVDAGFTPLEALQQATINAAKALNTADLGDIKEGFTADLLILNENPLSNIENTMKIDRIVKDGNLYTIPELLENIPTEQEMNDYINELIQTFEELGLNAGN; translated from the coding sequence ATGAAACTATTAAAAAACGGGTTTGTAGTAGACATGGAAACAGGCGAGTTTAACAGACAGGATGTTTATATTGAAAATAATAAAATAGTAAAAGTTGCGCCTCATCTTCAAATTGATAATATTGAAGTATTGGATTTTACGAATAAATGGCTAATACCGGGATTGATTGATATGCATGTCCATATAAAAAAACACTTTGCCAATTACTTCACAGCAGCAGGCATTACAACGGTTCGCAATACTGCAGGGAGCATTATTGAACTGAAACCATTTATCGATGCGAATGGAAGTGAAATGGAACCGCGCGTAATTTCTGCAGACCGTATGATCGACGGTCCACCAGGTTTGTGGGGAGACGATACGGCCTATAATCTCAATGTCGACAATGCAGATCTTGCAAGACAGGAAGTGGCGCGGCAAGTAGAGCTTGGGGCACATTTTATCAAAGTTTACGGCTGGCTTGATCCTGAATATATGGAAACAGTTGTTGAAGAAGCACGTAAACACAATCTGGAAGTAAGCAGTGATTTAATTTATTCCAAAAAAGTGGATGCCCTGCTTGCGGCACATATAGGGATTGATTGGCTGGAACATTGCTCTGGTATTATTCAAGCAATGTATCCACAGTGGACAATGGATGCGCCGAAAGATGTCTGGGAATCAATTCCGTGGGAGCAGCCGGATGAACAACTGATAGAAAACGTATGCAGAAAATTAATGGAAAAGAATATTAAGCTTTGTCCAACAATTGTTTTATATGATCAGATGCGGTTAGCAGATCAATATTGGACAACGAATCATGAAGTAGTTGATCATATGGAAAACAGTGACTTCTTATTTAACCACTGGCCACAAGCAGCACAGGCAAAACAAGGCCAGGATACGATAGGTATTCAAACAAAAACGATTCAAAAAATTGCCTATACGTATTATAAGATGGGTGGTACTGTCGTGACTGGTACAGATACTCCTGCAGGAATCTATACATATCCGGGCTTTGCATTGCACCGTGAGCTTCAGCTGTTTGTTGATGCCGGATTCACACCATTAGAGGCTCTTCAGCAAGCTACAATTAATGCAGCGAAAGCATTGAACACGGCGGATTTAGGAGATATAAAAGAAGGGTTTACTGCGGATCTATTAATTTTGAATGAAAATCCTCTTAGCAATATAGAAAATACAATGAAAATCGATCGGATAGTAAAGGACGGAAACCTGTATACGATTCCCGAGCTGCTTGAAAATATTCCGACTGAGCAAGAGATGAACGATTATATAAACGAATTGATACAAACTTTCGAAGAACTAGGATTAAATGCAGGAAATTAG
- a CDS encoding DUF2243 domain-containing protein, which translates to MRNNSDIEVSRRNMWSGILFGVGLIAFIDETVFHQLLRWHHFYDKSTTDIGLISDGIFHAFSWFATIAGLFLFADLRRRNGLFFQRWLGGVLLGVGVFQLYDGIIQHKWMRIHQIRYVDNVIVYDIVWNVGALIILLIGIYLLFRTSKNSTLKEKTANE; encoded by the coding sequence ATGAGAAATAACAGCGACATAGAAGTTTCACGCCGGAACATGTGGTCAGGAATCTTGTTTGGCGTAGGTTTGATTGCCTTTATTGATGAAACCGTTTTTCACCAGTTGTTAAGATGGCATCACTTTTACGATAAATCGACAACGGATATCGGATTAATTTCCGATGGTATTTTTCATGCCTTCAGCTGGTTTGCTACGATAGCCGGGTTATTTTTATTTGCAGATCTGCGCCGGAGAAATGGTCTGTTCTTTCAACGATGGCTTGGCGGCGTATTATTAGGGGTTGGAGTATTCCAACTGTATGACGGCATCATTCAGCATAAATGGATGCGAATTCACCAAATCCGATACGTGGACAATGTCATTGTATACGATATTGTGTGGAATGTCGGTGCTCTGATTATTTTACTAATCGGTATTTATCTATTATTCCGTACATCAAAAAACAGTACTTTAAAAGAGAAGACTGCAAATGAATAG
- a CDS encoding cytochrome c oxidase assembly protein: MNSLYLLHSHGHSAVNHSVPAINLQFLLGVIFIFLLVAYLTAALITNRRYKKWPVSRTICWTIGMGIALAAVVGPLGNSAHTNFTAHMVSHLFLSMVAPIFMAIARPITLLLRTVNTTLARKLTSILKSRLLKFVSHPITAAVLNVGGLWLLYTTDLFVYMHDNPFVALFIHLHFFIAGYVFTISIIYFDPVYHQYSYRFRAAVLILAIAGHDILSKYMYANPPAGVSQQEAEMGSMVMYYAGDWIEVALIIIFCWQWYKSAKPSKNFAEEYNSKKRVTVSE, from the coding sequence ATGAATAGCCTTTACTTACTGCATAGTCATGGACATAGTGCTGTGAATCATTCAGTACCTGCTATTAACCTTCAATTTTTGCTCGGGGTCATTTTCATATTTTTATTAGTTGCATATTTGACAGCAGCACTCATAACAAATCGGCGCTATAAGAAATGGCCCGTTTCCCGTACGATTTGCTGGACAATAGGAATGGGGATTGCACTTGCTGCAGTTGTCGGACCGTTGGGCAACAGTGCTCATACTAACTTTACGGCACATATGGTGAGCCACTTATTTTTAAGTATGGTCGCACCAATTTTTATGGCAATTGCCAGGCCGATCACTTTGCTGCTCAGAACAGTAAACACAACATTAGCACGTAAGCTGACGTCCATTTTAAAAAGCCGCCTGCTAAAATTCGTTTCGCATCCGATTACAGCCGCTGTATTGAATGTGGGCGGACTTTGGCTGCTGTATACAACAGATTTGTTTGTTTACATGCATGACAATCCGTTTGTCGCCTTATTTATACATTTGCATTTTTTCATTGCAGGCTATGTTTTTACGATATCAATTATTTATTTCGATCCGGTCTACCATCAATATTCCTACCGGTTCCGGGCAGCAGTTTTAATTCTTGCAATTGCCGGTCATGATATTTTGTCGAAGTATATGTATGCGAATCCGCCAGCGGGAGTTTCACAGCAAGAGGCGGAAATGGGAAGTATGGTCATGTACTATGCAGGGGATTGGATAGAGGTCGCCCTCATTATAATTTTCTGCTGGCAATGGTACAAATCGGCAAAGCCAAGCAAAAATTTTGCCGAGGAGTACAACAGCAAGAAACGGGTTACTGTGAGTGAATGA
- a CDS encoding spore coat protein: protein MSNRSNANAANNVEVNQFQDQGLFIRNSHTVDVTQTEVQGLLLVQAALQAAIEAAIIVLGSNENADVQNLQRIAQSLEVTQSESQRVAIIDSDGITVRQTEVQIDAVVQATIQLLGQLALKFG, encoded by the coding sequence ATGTCAAACAGAAGTAATGCAAATGCTGCCAATAATGTCGAAGTAAATCAATTTCAGGATCAGGGGTTATTTATTCGTAATTCCCATACTGTTGATGTAACACAAACGGAAGTTCAAGGACTTTTGCTAGTTCAAGCTGCCCTGCAAGCTGCTATTGAAGCTGCCATTATAGTATTAGGGTCAAACGAAAATGCTGATGTGCAAAATCTTCAAAGAATAGCTCAAAGCTTAGAAGTCACACAATCTGAATCACAAAGAGTTGCTATTATTGACTCGGATGGAATTACTGTAAGACAAACAGAAGTTCAAATTGACGCAGTCGTTCAGGCCACTATTCAATTATTAGGTCAGTTAGCTTTAAAATTCGGCTAA
- a CDS encoding IS110 family transposase: MKHVIALDVSKGKSSVVIYDRYRKCEFEGELNHTRIDFERLHERIEEMKKLDGQAPEIVFEATGVYSKSVEAFFKNHGYTYSRMNPLEANLQMAKMRRHKTDVSDAHELAKTHFRLEREATYVQDDYYEQMRALTRYYDEIDEEMILLKSRMHAILQMSFPELEKLITPSSALFLNIVQLYPHPTFVLSHSKTVIKNRLKANTKKNLSLTRAEKKAVELMEAAQNSYPAIKPTDVRCDQVKDYATRIAELKEKKEALVQQMTELSKERQEYLVLRSIPGVGESTACRLIGEIGDIRRFRNAKQLNAYAGIDIMRYQSGNTQYRDRINKRGNKHLRKILYFMMQGMLMLKEKPNHFADYYYKLKTQPQRKPHKVAIIACVNKFLKVTFQLLTRGILYDYESALPAQKS, translated from the coding sequence ATGAAACATGTCATTGCGTTAGATGTTAGTAAAGGCAAAAGTTCGGTCGTTATTTATGATCGGTATCGAAAATGTGAGTTTGAAGGCGAATTAAATCACACACGAATTGACTTTGAGCGATTACACGAGCGTATCGAAGAAATGAAGAAACTAGATGGACAAGCTCCTGAAATTGTATTTGAAGCAACAGGCGTCTATTCCAAATCAGTAGAAGCGTTTTTCAAAAATCATGGCTATACATATAGTCGGATGAATCCACTTGAAGCGAATTTACAGATGGCGAAAATGCGACGCCATAAAACGGATGTAAGTGACGCACATGAACTAGCCAAAACGCATTTTAGATTGGAACGTGAAGCGACTTACGTTCAAGATGATTATTATGAACAGATGCGTGCACTTACACGCTATTATGATGAAATCGATGAGGAAATGATTTTACTAAAGAGTCGGATGCATGCGATTTTACAGATGAGTTTTCCAGAGCTTGAAAAACTCATTACGCCAAGTTCCGCATTATTTTTAAATATCGTACAGCTTTACCCACACCCTACCTTTGTTTTGTCTCATTCAAAAACCGTCATAAAAAATCGGTTGAAGGCGAATACGAAAAAGAACCTTTCCCTTACTCGTGCAGAGAAAAAAGCCGTTGAACTGATGGAAGCAGCTCAAAATAGTTATCCGGCCATTAAGCCGACAGATGTAAGGTGTGATCAAGTAAAGGATTACGCAACTCGTATTGCAGAACTGAAGGAAAAGAAAGAGGCGCTTGTCCAACAGATGACGGAGCTATCAAAAGAACGTCAAGAATATCTTGTATTACGCTCCATCCCTGGTGTGGGTGAATCAACAGCTTGTCGCTTGATTGGTGAAATCGGTGATATTCGCCGCTTCCGAAATGCAAAACAATTAAACGCCTACGCAGGGATCGATATCATGCGCTATCAATCCGGGAACACACAATATCGGGATCGTATCAATAAGCGTGGGAATAAACATTTGCGGAAAATTTTATATTTCATGATGCAAGGGATGCTTATGTTAAAAGAGAAACCAAATCATTTTGCGGATTACTATTATAAATTAAAAACGCAACCTCAGAGAAAGCCTCATAAGGTTGCGATCATCGCCTGTGTTAATAAGTTTCTGAAAGTGACATTTCAGTTATTAACACGAGGCATCCTTTACGATTATGAGTCCGCACTACCAGCTCAGAAATCGTAA